The genomic region GACGACAGACTGCGGGTCCAGTGCCTCCAGCGCGGAGGTGTTCTGCTTGCCCAAACCGGCGGTCAGGCCAGTGAGCACGACCACCAGAAGCGTGATCAGCGCGACGGTGCCCGCGATCAGCCCGAAGCGCCCCTTGGCTGATGTGATTTCTCGAATTCCTACGAACATGGCTTCAATACTGGCGTCTAGCTGCACCGTTACACATCGGGCTGGTGGTTGAAATCCCGGTCAACCGATCGGTTGATCTACGCTCAGACGCATGTTGTCAACCACCCGTTTCCTGCAACTGCTGCGCGTGAGCCTGCACGTACTGGTGGCGGTGCTGCTGGCGGTGGGGCTGGTGGGGCAGCTGCGCGGCGGCGCGCCCGCGGCGGCTGTCACCTTCTCCGCCTGCTTCGCCGCCGTGTACCTGGCCGGCACCGTGTGGCACAACCGCGGCAACGCGTACCCGGCGTGGGCGCCGTACGCGTGGCTGCTGTTGGTTGTTGTGCTGTGGGTGGGGCTGGTGCAGATTTCCAAGGGCTTTGTGTGGCTGGAATTCCCGCTGGTCATGCTCGCCTGCGTCATCCTGCCCAAGTGGTGGGAGATGGCGGCTGCGGCGGCGCTTTTGGCGGTTACGCTCTCCGCAACAGCCCAGGGCGGGCCCGGCGCGGTGGTCGGCCCCACCATCGGCACCGCCTTGGCCGTGTTTATCGTCCACGCCTACCAGGCCCTGCGCGCGGAGGCGGACCACTACCGGCAGATGGCCGAAGACCTCAAAGCCGCCCAGCGCGAGGCGGCCAACGCGGAGCGCGCCGCCGGCGTGGCAGATGAGCGGGCCCGGCTGGCCCGCGAGGTGCACGACACCATGGCCCAGGGGTTGAGCTCCATCGTTTTGCTCGGCCGCGCGATGGACAAGCAGCTTGGCGCGGGCGACCCGGCGCGGGAGACTTTGGACGTGATCCGCTCCACCGCCTCCGAAAACTTGGCGGAGGCGCGCCGCTTCGTGGCGGAGAACTCCGCGGACACCGCCGCGATGAAAGACACTGCCGAACGCGCGGCCACCGGCACGCCGCTGCCGACCCGCTTGGAGCGTTTGGCCAGCCACGCGCAAGACCGCCAGCGCGCGCTCGGCGAGCAGCTGGAGGTTCGCGTCAATGCGGTTGACCTGCCGGAACCGGCGGCGTCGGTGGCGGAGCGCGTCGTTCGCGAGGGCTTGAGCAACATCGTGCGCCACGCCGGCGCGTCCACGGCGGTGGTGACCGTGGATAGGCTGGGGGAGACTGCGACCATCGACGTATTCGACAACGGCCGCGGCATCACAGGCCCGGAGGGCTACGGGCTCAAGGGCCTGCGGGCGCGCGTGGAAGAGATCGGCGGCGAGCTGACGGTGGAGGGCAACGTCCTCGCCGCGACCCTGCCTGTGAAGGAGAACTGACCGGATGACTCTCAACGTCATGCTTATCGACGACCATCCGGTCGTACGCGCCGGCCTTCGCGCCGTGCTCAATTCCTTCGACGGCGTGAAGGTCGTCGCCGAGGCCGCGGACGGCAACGCGGAGGTGCCCGAAGGGGTGGACGTGGTGGTCTCCGACATCCAGATGCCCGGCGCCTCCGGCATTGACCTCACCCGCCGCCTGGTGGCCGCGGGCGGGCCACCAGTGCTGATTTTGACCACCTACGACAC from Corynebacterium fournieri harbors:
- a CDS encoding sensor histidine kinase; the protein is MLSTTRFLQLLRVSLHVLVAVLLAVGLVGQLRGGAPAAAVTFSACFAAVYLAGTVWHNRGNAYPAWAPYAWLLLVVVLWVGLVQISKGFVWLEFPLVMLACVILPKWWEMAAAAALLAVTLSATAQGGPGAVVGPTIGTALAVFIVHAYQALRAEADHYRQMAEDLKAAQREAANAERAAGVADERARLAREVHDTMAQGLSSIVLLGRAMDKQLGAGDPARETLDVIRSTASENLAEARRFVAENSADTAAMKDTAERAATGTPLPTRLERLASHAQDRQRALGEQLEVRVNAVDLPEPAASVAERVVREGLSNIVRHAGASTAVVTVDRLGETATIDVFDNGRGITGPEGYGLKGLRARVEEIGGELTVEGNVLAATLPVKEN